GAGAAACGCGCGTCACCGCGGAGACGCCCGTCGTCCAGCCCGCCGCGGCGGCGACCGCCAACGGCCACGAAGAGCGTCCCAACGGGAGACGCAGAGGACGGCGCGGCGGACGCGGCCGCGGCGAGCGTGAGACCCGCGAGACCCGCGAGACGCGCGAGCTGACCACGACCGCCGAAACGCCGATCGAAACTCCAGTTTCGACACCGGCCGTCGCGGCGCACGACGTGCCGCCGACGCCCGCCCCCCCCGTGAGTCGCCCCGCCGTCCGCGAGCAACTCGAATTGACGTCCGCGGAGACCAAAGAGTCGGATGAGACGTCGTCCGGATCGAGCGGCCAGCTGCTCACGCGCGCCGAGGCGTTCGATCTCGTGCGTCGCACGGTGGCCGATCTCGTACGAGACGACGAGTCCATACGCGCCAGCGCCGTTCGCGCCCGCGCACGTCAGCTGCTCGGCCGCGATTCGCAGAGCCTCAGCGACCGCATGTTCGTGCGCATCCTCAAGGACGCGCACGACGAAGGCATCATCGATTTGCGCCGCCGTGGCAACGACTTCGAGGTTGCCCGCGCGATCGAATCGGGATCGGTAGCGGACCAAGTCGCGAAGGCCGAACAAGCGGCGGTCGCGAAATCGCAGCCGGCCGCCACGGCCCCTGGGCCGCGACTCGGCATGGGTCCGCGCGGCGGTGGAGGTCGCGGCGGCGGTCGGCAGCGTCCGGGCGCTCCTCCGCCGGAGTTGCTGGCGGTCGGCGTCGTCGACGAGCCGGCACCCAAGGCCGTCGCCGCCCACGCCGAAGAGGAAACGAACGGCGGTCCGCCCGCCACGCGCGGCAAGCGCACGCGCGGCAGCCGCGCCGCGACGAAGACGGCCGCAAAACGGACCGCGACCAAAGGCGGCGGTCGCCCTCGCGGCAAAAAGGGCGCGTCTTCGCCGGACGAATGATCTGCACGTCGAGGTTGAGATGACCACGAACGCCGCGCGACGAGCGCGGCGTTCTCGTCTCGTACGGCCGATCGGCGCTCCGCTTCCCGCATCGTTCTACGATCGCCCCACCGAGCAGGTCGCCCGCGATCTCCTCGGTGCGATCCTCGAGTGCCGCACGCCCGACGGCGTCGCCGCCGGCCGCATCGTCGAGACCGAGGCGTATCTCGGCGAGCACGATCTCGCTTGTCACGCCGCCGCCGGACTCACTCCGCGTACCGAGCCGCTCTACGGCCCGCCGGGAATCGCGTACGTGTATTTCATCTACGGCATGCACTGGTGCTTCAACGCCGTGACACGCGCCAAGGGTGAGCCGAGCGCGGTGCTCGTGCGCGCGATCGAACCGGTGAAGGGACTCGAGTTGATGCGCGAGCGCCGTGGCGCACGGCGAGATGTCGATCTCACGAATGGGCCGGCGAAGTTGTGCGACGCCATCGGGATCGACGGCCACTTCAATCGCGCGGTGCTTCAGCGCGGGCCGCTCACGATTCGCGAAGGGGTTCCCATTCCCGATTCACGCGTCGCCGTCACGCCGCGCATCGGCATCACGCGCTGCGCCGATTGGCCTTTGCGCTGGATCGTTCGCGACAGCGAATTCGTCTCCGGGCGTCGCGCCTGACAGCCCCGAAGCGATCGCTTCGTTTGCGGCGCGAGCCCCAAACAAAATGGCCGGCCCGTGAGGGCCGGCCATTCAGATTTCTTTGCTCGGCGTTTTGATTGGCTCGCAGTCCGCGGAATCCGCTGAAATCCGCGAAGCTGTTTGCAGTTCTAGTTTCGGTCGATCGCCGAGCCGACGTTGTACCGGAGACCGAACTCCAACGAGAAGTTGAAGGCGTTTCCGTTGTAGAGCAGGAAGTTGTGCTGCGTCGGGTTGAACGTCGCCTGGCCGAACACGGAGACCGCGGTGAGCCGGTACTGGGCGCCGACGATTCCGAACGGCGAGAAGCTCACCTTGTTCTGCTGAATCAGCGCCTGTGTGAAGGCGAGGTCGTCGGCGTTGTCGAACGGAGGTACGCCGTCCGCGTCGGCGATCGCCTGGAGTGTGAACCCGGCGCCGGCATACGGATGCCAGCGGTTGTGCTCACCCGGGAACGCCATGATCGCGGCGTCGAATCGGCGCAGGTTGTTCAGCTTGATGGTACGAAGACTGGTGGCCGACTCGTTCGCGGCGGCGAGCGTCGCGCTGTTGAAGAACGCCTGGCCGACCGAGAGGTACAGGCCGCCGTGCGTGCGCGTGATCAGCCACTCGGCGCCGACCATCGGTGCCATGGTGTACGCGCCGGCAGTGTCGGCGAGCGAGAAGCCGCCGGCTTTGACGCCCCAGAACCACGCGTCCTTGAACGGTCGCCCCTGCTGCGCCGTCGCGAGTGAAGGAAGCGCGACGACGGCGGCGGCAATCGTCAGAACACGGAGAGTTCGCATACAGGTCCTCGACAAAGAGAGAGCTTCGGTTGGTCTCTAAGTCGGACGAAACGACGCCCCCCGCGTCACGCCAGGAATTCAGGGGATAAAGGACACTAAAGTCCGGGGTGAAACGAAACGATACTACCGTCGCGACAGGCTAACCAATCGCGAGGTCGGCGCCTCGCCCTTCGGGCGCTTTTCTTGTCTCGCCTCCCGCAATTCCTCTACCTGCGGGAACACACCCGCCCGCCATCCTCGCGGTCTTGGCGCCGTCGCCTCGGCGTCCCGGCCGTTTCGGCGTTCGGCAGTTTCGGCGTTCGGCAGTTTCGGCACTCGGCCGTTTCGGCTTTGGCCGTCAGCGTCAAATCAGCCTGAGCTTGCCCCCGACTTTCTTGAACGCCCGGATTGCTTCATCGAGATCGTCGCGCGTGTGCCCCGCAGAGATCTGGCATCGCACGCGAGCCGTTCCCTGCGGCACGACCGGGAATCCGAACCCCGTGACGAAGACTCCCTCGTCGAGCAGCATGTCGCTCATCTGAATGGCCGCCGCCGTCTCGCCGACGATGATCGGCACGATCGGCGTCTCGCCCGGAATCGGCTTGAACCCCGCTTCGATGATCTGCTCACGGAAGTATTTCGTGTTCTGCCGCAGCGTCTCCACGCGTTGCGGCTCGGCTTCGAGCAGTCGCACCGCGGCGAGCGCGCTCGCCGCGACCGTCGGCGGCAGCGCGTTCGAGAAGAGCTGTGGCCGCGACCGCTGGGTGAGATAGTCGGTGAGCACCTCGGGTCCGGCGACGAATCCGCCCGCCGCTCCGCCGAGCGCCTTGCCGAGCGTCGACGTGATGATGTCCACCTCTCCCACCACGCCATAGTGCTCTGCCGTCCCTCGTCCGTTCTTGCCGAGGACTCCCGTCGCATGCGAGTCGTCCACGGCGACGATTGAATTCGTCTCGCGGGCGATCTCGAGGATGTCGGGCAGTTTGGCGATCGCGCCTTCCATCGAAAAGATGCCGTCTGTCCAGATCATCCGTCGCTTGAAGCCTTTGGCCTCGGCGAGCTTGGCGCGCAGGTCGTCCATGTCGCCATGCTTGAAGACCGCGGTCGTGCATTTGCTGATCGCCTTCCCGAGCCGCATCGAGTCGATGATCGACGCATGGTTGAGCGCGTCGGAGACGATGTAGTCCCCTTCCTGCGCGACCGTCCCGGTGAGTCCCTCGTTCGCGTTCCACGCCGACACGAAGCTGAGCGACGACTCGCAGCCGACGAACTTGGCGCACGCCGCCTCGAGCTCTCGATGGATCGCGAACGTGCCGCAGATAAAGCGCACGCTCGCCGTGCCCGCGCCGAGCTTCTTGAGTCCGTCGATCCCCGCCTGCACCACCCTCGGTTCGTCGCACAAGCCGAGGTAGTTGTTCGACGAGAGGATCAGCACGTCGCCACGCCCTTCCATCTTCACACGCGACGACTGCGGCGAGTCGAGGTAGTTGAGGCGCTTGTAGACGCGATCGCGCTTGAGCTGCTCGATGGTGTCCGAGAGTGATTTCGTGAATTCGGCGTTGAGCGACATGCTGTGCGTAAACGGAAGCGTGGGTATCGGCGGCCCGGATCGGGTCGCGCGCGCCAATCGATCGCTGTTGAGAATAACCGCCCGGCGAAGCCTACGTCCCGCTGTCGCTCTAAGGGGTCGGCGTTCCGACCGGCGCGGAGCTCCGGTTCATCCGGACATGCTGGCTGTTCCAAACGGCTTGCCGCCCCGCGCTTCGCAACAGTCCAAGCACGACGAGTAAGGCGCACGCTCCGCCGAGCGCATACCGCCGCCATTTTTCTGGCGTTGCCGGTTTGTCGAGCCAGCGTTGCGCCGCCGCGCCGACGGCGAGCATGAATCCGACGCTCGGCAGAAACAGCGTGCGCTCGCCGAGGATCACGCCAGTCGGAAGGATGTTCGACACCGGCACCAGCGCGATCGCCATCCACAGCAGGCCGAACGTGAGTCCGCCGTCCCGCCGGAGCGCGGACACGATCGCGCCGGCGAATCCGAAAAGAATCAGCAGGCCGAACGCGGCCTCGACCGTCCCGCCCGACACGATTTCGCCGGGCGCGAAATCCACCTGAAGATGCTGCGGCCACACGAGGAGCCGGAGCCACATCGGCACGACGTGCAGCATTACGCCGAGGCGGCCGACGACGCCCAGGCCTCTCAGTTCCGCCGCGGGCACGACGGCGAAGGCTGGTGAACCGGCGACCGCGAACCGAAGCGCGATCGAAGCCGCCGCGACGGCAGCCAGCAGCGCGTAGCCGCCGACGTCGGCGCGGGCAAGAGTTCGCGACTCCCTCGCGCGGAGAATCGTGACATCAGCGGCGAGGAGAAAAAACGGCAACACGAGGCCGCTCTCCTTTACGAGCGTGGCGATCGCGTAGAGGCCGGCGAGCAACGCCCACTGCCGTCCGCGAATGGAGCCCATCTCCGATCGCCGCCAGTCGATGTAGGACGTCGTCATCGCCAGCGCGATCAGCGCGACGATCAGTTCCGCCTGATTCACGCCGAGCGCCACCGCTTCGACGTGCACCGGATGGACGGCGAACAGCGCGGCGACGCCGAGCGACGGCCAGGGATCGAGCACACGCGTGGCCAGTCGATAGACGAGAATCGCCGCCGCCGCGTAGAGCGCGTAGCTCACCACGCGGAAGACCAGCGGGCTGCCGGCGCCGATCGCGTACTGCGCGGCGAGCCCGATCAGCGTCAGTGGACGATAGAGCTGCTCGACGAATGGCGGCGGCCAGTACGCATGCGAAAAGATTTCGCGAACGTGCGCGAGGTCGAACGCGTGCAGGCGCGCGTTGTCCCGGATGATCGGGATGTCGTCGTACACGAAGTCGTTGAAGATTCCGCGCATCGACGCCGCGATTGCAAGCACGGCGACGATCGCCCACCCAACGCCTCCCGCCGGCGCCTGCTCCGGCGCACCGGCGGTCTCCACGGTCGCCGCGTCAGGCGATCTCGAAGATGACCTTGCCGGCCTGACCCGACTTGATCGCCCGGATGGCTTCATCGGCGGCGTCGAGGGGGAATCTGTGCGTGATGACCGGTGTCGGATCGAACTGCCCCGATCGAAGGAAGCGCGTCATCAGAAGCCACGTGTCGTACATGCGACGGCCTACGACGCCGTACACCGTGAGCCCCTTGAAGATGATCTCGTTCGCCAGGTCGAAGTCCACGCGCTGCGACGGAATGCCGAGCAGCTGCACACGGCCACCCACCCGCACGAGCGAGAATGCCTGGTGGATCGCCGCGGGCACGCCGGACATTTCGAGCACCACGTCGACGCCGAGTCCGTCGGTGTGCTGCTTGACGACCGCCTCGGCCTCTTGGGGGTGCACGACGTCGTGCGCGCCCATCTGTTTGGCGAGCGCCAGCCTCGCCTCGATCACGTCGCTCGCGATGATCCTCGACGCGCCGGCCGCTTTGCAGATGCCGACCGCGAAGATGCCGATCGGCCCGCAGCCCGTGATCAGCACGGTCGACCCCGGGATCGGCGCCGTGAGCGCCGTGTGAAACGCGTTACCCATCGGGTCGTGAATGCCGCCCACGTCGAACGAGATGTTGTCGTCGAGATGCCACACGTTCGTCGCCGGCATCGCGATGTACTCGGCGAAGCACCCGTCGCGGTCCACGCCAATGATCTTCGTATACGGACAGACGTGCGAGTTGCCCGTGCGGCAGAGCAAGCACCGCCCGTCGACGATGTGTCCCTCCGCCGTCACGCGGTCGCCCTCGTGCACGTCGGTGACGAGGCGGCCGACCTGCACGACCTCGCCGGCGAACTCGTGCCCGACGACGATGGGCGGCTTGACGCGCCCCTGGGCCCACGGATCCCAATCGTAGATGTGGACGTCGGTGCCGCACACGCCGGCGCGGCGGACGCGGATCAGGACTTCGTCATCGCGGATCGTCGGCTCGGGCACGTCCTTCAGTTCGAACCCGGGTCGCGCCGCGGCTTTCACAAGCGCTTTCACGCGTACTTGGCTCCGTATGGGATGGCAGGGCTTGCGCCATGCGCGCAGGGTGGGGAAAGCGCTGCAGTCGGCGCGCACGAAACGTCGCACGGCGGTCTAGGCCGCGAAAGGCTTGACGCTGGAAACGGCTCGCGCGCTATCGCGAGGACGCGATGGGTCAACGCATCGGAATTCCGATGCGCATGCTCCCCGGCGGCGCGTTGATCTTCATCGCGCTGTCGGCGAGCCGACTCATCTGAACCATGATCGGCGGCGCGTTCTCGGCGACGATGATGCTGTCGGCCAGCTTCTTCGCCTCCGCGTAGCGCCCGGCGCCAAGGAGCGCCGGTGCCAGCGCGGCGACGGTGCTGATTTGCCGCGGATCCTCGGCCAGACTCACGCGCAGCAGCGTGACCGCGTCGCTGTCGTCGCCGATCCTGCGCAACCGTTCCGCCAGAAAATTGCGCGGCCGCCAGCTTTCGGGCGCGAGATCGATGGCGCGCCGGAACGCCGCGATTCCGTCCGCCGCGCGTCCCTGGCTGAACAACATGTCGCCGTACGCTTGCTGCACGCGCCAGCTGAGCGGAGCGTCTCGAATGCTCGCGACGGTGAGCGTCACCGGATCCTGCCACACTCGCTGACGTTCGGCGCTGCGTGCCAGTGCAGCCACGACGATCACGCCCGCGGCCGCCGAGGCGAGCAGTCGCCCGCGGGACGTGACGACCAGTCGTTGTCTCGCGATTGCCGCGATCGCGCCGCCGAGTGCGAGCACGAATCCCACGCTCGGCAGAAACAGCGTGCGCTCGGCGATGAGAATCCCTGTAGGAATCACGACGTTGCTCACCGGAAAGAGCGCGAGGCAGCACCACGAGAGCCCGAACGAAATCGCCGGAGCGCGTTTGCGCGCGAGCCATATCGCCACGGCGACGAGAAGAACGATCGCCAGCCCCGTTGCTTCCGCCTCGCCGAACGCCGTCGACGCGACGAATTCGCGCGGCGAGTACTCGGCTCTCAAATGCACCGGCCAGACGAGGAGGCGCGTCCACTCGGGAACGATCTGCAGCATCGTCAGCAGCCGTCCACCGAACGTCTGTCCGCGCAACGCCTCGGCGATCATCGTCGGTCCGACGACACCGCTCAACACGAGCGTTCGAATCGCCACCATCGCCGCGGCGCCCGCCAGCAGCACGGCGAATCCGAGCCACAGGGCGCGCCCGCGCTCGGCCCACGGCCGACTTGGCGCCAGAAAGATCTCGGAGAGAATCAGGAACGCGGGCAACAGCAGGCCCTGTTCTTTCGAGAAGCCCGCGACCGCGTACGCGACGACCAGCATCGCCCAGTCGCGCGCCGAAAGGACGCCGGTGTCGTCGCGGCGTCGGTCCACGTACAGCGCCGTCATGAAGGCGGTGAGCGCGGCGACGATCAACTCGTTCTGCGTCACCGCCAGCGCGACGGCCTCCACGTGCACCGGATGCGCGGCGAAAAAAAGCGCGACGACGAGCGCGATCGACGCAGGCATCAATCGAAGGGCAAGGCGATACACGCCGACGCTCGCGATCGCGTAGAGCGCGTAGCTCACGATGCGAAACACGAGCGGCGCCCCGTCGCCGAGTGCGTACTGCGCCGCGAGCAACATCGACGCGACCGGCCGATACAAGTCCGGAGCCGCCGGAGGCGGCCAGTACGGGAGCGTGAGAATGTCCCGCAGCGCGCCGAACCCGTGGAGCCTCGCGGACCCGACGAGGATCGACAGGTCGTCCTGCGTGAACGCGTTCAGAATCCCCGCGACACTTGCCGCGATCGCCACCGCGCAAACGAGCGCGGTGCCAAACCGCGGATCGCCGAGCGCGCGTCCCTCGCTCTCGCGCGTCGAGTTCTCGCGCTGCGCGCTCTTACGCAGCGTGTTCTCACGCCGCTTACCCGTCGCGGACTCTCGTTTCTGTCCCGGTCGCGCCGAAGCTTTCTCTCGCATCTCGGCGCGAATCCTCGCCGAGCGCGCGTTCTATCGCAACGGGCTCGGGGCGGGGGCGGGTCGTTCCTGTCGCTGCCGCCTATCGCTGACGACTAGAGTGGTCGTCCCACTCAGCGATCTCGTTTAAGCCAGGCTGACGCGGCCTAGTTCTTCTCTTCGCCCGGCTCCTCGGGGGGCGGCGGCGCCCACACGTACGCGAATCTCGCCGGCGCCACGTCCTGCCGCGCTCCTGGCGAGATGATGATGCCCATCGGTTCCTGTGGGGCCTGGCTGCGCGGTGCCTTCATATATGAAGCGGAGAAAAGTCGACTAGAAAGTCGTGCGGCTGGAACGTCCGGCCCGGCGGCGAGAACGGTTCGCCGCAACGGGCCCCGCGACGGGCTCGGCACAGCTGCCGGCCGCAGTCCATTAAGCACCGACGATGCCGGACTCGGCTCGATCAGTTAAGTCGCTGCTGACGAACGTCTTGCGGCAAATGCCCGCCGCTCGCCGAGGCCCATTGGTGTCGCTCGGACACAACTCAATCTGACACATCGCGTCAGATCGAGACGGCTATGGTCGCCGGTTAGGCGGCCCCTTTTCTGGCGAAGAACGTCTTGCCTCGTCCCTCGGACCGCTCGACGCTCACCTCCCAACCCTTGTAGCGGCTCCGCAGCTCCTCGAGCGACACGGACGTTCCGCTGGCGCTTCGTCCGCCCGGCGGAATCGTGCGAACGAGATGTACGCCGCCGTCGAGGGTCGCTCGCTGCAGATCGGCGATGACGCGCGCGCGTTCGTCGGAGGAAAGTCGGTCGAGCGCGGCGGGATTGACGATTACCGCGTTGAGCAACCGTTCCTGCGGCGGCGTCCAGGATGAGAGATCCGCGAGCTCCGCGTGCACGCGCCCCGCGAGTCCCGCGCCGATCGCGGCTTGCATGACTCGCTCGACCGCGTCCATCTCTTCGCCGAGCGTGGTGACGTCGCAGCCGTTGGCCGCGAAGTAGAGCGTCGAGCTCTCGTCGTTCGCCCCCGCTACGAGCACGCGTCCATCGCTCGACGGTTGCAGCGCGCGAACCAGCACATCGTCGGGGCCAAGGCCCCAGTGCTCCGGTCTACGCAGTTCGTCGATGAGCTTGACGCGCCGGCGACGCCAGGTGTCGTAGCCCGGTACGCGCAGGCGACGCACGATGATCCGGTCGACCTCCTCGCAGAGAAGCAGTTCGGTGAGGGCGAACTGCGGCGCCGAGGCCAGGGCCGCTACCGCTTCGTCGCCGATGGCGAGCAGCACGCTGCGCGCGACCGACTCTTTGTAGTTCTCGATCTCCTGCTCGACGTACAGCTGATACTCGTGTCTGAGCGATCGCGTAGGACGATGGGGCGAGGGAGATGAAGGCGCCATGCCGCTGCGGTCGGGAAAAGCGGGCCGATGCCGCGTAAACCTAGACATCACATCGAGTTTCGCAAGTGCTCATGCGGGCTCGACGTGTACGGTGACTTCGGACGTCCCGAACGAATGCTCGATGGCTTGCTCCACCGCGTCCGCCAAACGGTGGGCTTCCTCCACCGATGTCCGCCCGCCAACGACGATTGTCACGTCGGCAAACAGCTGCCCGGACGCCGTCGATCGCGACCGCATCTTCCGCACATCTCGGATGCCCGGAACGCCCATCACCACGTCGCGCAGGGCGTGCGATTCGATCGCCGCCTGATCGACGAGAATAGGGATCGAGCGGCGGAGAATCCCGACTCCACTCCACGCGATCACCAGCGCGACGGCGATCGCGAGCGGCGCGTCGAGCCACGCAAACCCGGCGCGCGAGAGCACGAGTGTCGCCAGAGCAAGCAGAGTCACGAGAATGTCGCCCGCGGTGTGCGACGCGTCGGCCAGCAGGAACGCGCTCCCGAGCTTGCGCGCGCTCGACCGCTCGTACCACACGACGAACAAGTTCACGATCAGCGCCGCGGCGATCACCCCGATGTCGCCGACTTCGATCGTCGTCGGCGTGCGCTGGGCCGCGAGGGCCTGGATTCCTTCTTTGAGAAGCTCGAAGCAGGAAATCGAGAGGAATCCGACGATCGCGAGCGCGCCGAGCGTTTCGAATTTGTCGTGGCCGTACGGATGATCTTCGTCCGGTCCGCGCGCCGCTACGCGGACGAGCGCCACGCCGACGACGTTGTTCAACATGTCGAGCGCCGATTCGAGCGCCGCGCCCAGCACCGTGAGCGAACCGGTTCGAATACCGACGATGACTTTGACCGCCGCGACCACCGCGTTGAGCAGCAGCACGACGACCAGGACGCGCTTGACGCCCGCCCAGTCCGCGGTTCGCGCCGCGGCCGCGGCGGAGGGAGTCGAGGATGTCGGATTCGGGGCAGGGGCCGGGGCCGTCACGCGTGCAACTTGCGCGGCCGTCGAACTTCCGGTCAACCGCAATCGAACATGCCAGAGCTACCCGAGGTCGAAAGCGCCGCGCGGCGGCTTCGCCGCGCCATCGTCGGCAAGCGAATCGTCGGCGTCGGCATACTGCACCGTTCGCTGTCCCGCCGGCTCAAGCCCGCCCAGCGGCGCTCGCTGATCGGCGCGGTCGTCAGCTCGGTGGACCGGCGCGGCAAGCATCAACTGATCTCGCTCGACGACGGGCGGGTGCTGCACGCGCACTTTCGCATGACCGGCGACTGGACGATGGACCGGGCGAGCGATCCGCTGCCGCGTTTTGCGCGCGCCGCGATCGTCTTCCGCGACGGAACGCGCGTCGTGCTCGACGATCCCCGAGCCCTGAGCACACTCGACCTCCACGCGGCCGGCTCTCCTCCGTCGCTCGCGCTCGGGCCTGAACCAACCGACCGCTCGCTCACCGCCCGATCGTTCGGCGCGTCGCTGTCGAAGCGGCGGGGCCCGATCAAGCCGGTGCTCCTCGACCAGCGGGTCATCGCCGGCATCGGCAACATCTACGCGGCCGAGTCGCTCTGGCACGCCCGC
The nucleotide sequence above comes from Gemmatimonadaceae bacterium. Encoded proteins:
- a CDS encoding cation diffusion facilitator family transporter, whose translation is MTAPAPAPNPTSSTPSAAAAARTADWAGVKRVLVVVLLLNAVVAAVKVIVGIRTGSLTVLGAALESALDMLNNVVGVALVRVAARGPDEDHPYGHDKFETLGALAIVGFLSISCFELLKEGIQALAAQRTPTTIEVGDIGVIAAALIVNLFVVWYERSSARKLGSAFLLADASHTAGDILVTLLALATLVLSRAGFAWLDAPLAIAVALVIAWSGVGILRRSIPILVDQAAIESHALRDVVMGVPGIRDVRKMRSRSTASGQLFADVTIVVGGRTSVEEAHRLADAVEQAIEHSFGTSEVTVHVEPA
- the tdh gene encoding L-threonine 3-dehydrogenase, whose translation is MKALVKAAARPGFELKDVPEPTIRDDEVLIRVRRAGVCGTDVHIYDWDPWAQGRVKPPIVVGHEFAGEVVQVGRLVTDVHEGDRVTAEGHIVDGRCLLCRTGNSHVCPYTKIIGVDRDGCFAEYIAMPATNVWHLDDNISFDVGGIHDPMGNAFHTALTAPIPGSTVLITGCGPIGIFAVGICKAAGASRIIASDVIEARLALAKQMGAHDVVHPQEAEAVVKQHTDGLGVDVVLEMSGVPAAIHQAFSLVRVGGRVQLLGIPSQRVDFDLANEIIFKGLTVYGVVGRRMYDTWLLMTRFLRSGQFDPTPVITHRFPLDAADEAIRAIKSGQAGKVIFEIA
- the mutM gene encoding bifunctional DNA-formamidopyrimidine glycosylase/DNA-(apurinic or apyrimidinic site) lyase, which encodes MPELPEVESAARRLRRAIVGKRIVGVGILHRSLSRRLKPAQRRSLIGAVVSSVDRRGKHQLISLDDGRVLHAHFRMTGDWTMDRASDPLPRFARAAIVFRDGTRVVLDDPRALSTLDLHAAGSPPSLALGPEPTDRSLTARSFGASLSKRRGPIKPVLLDQRVIAGIGNIYAAESLWHARISPTAAASSLSPRQLAALLSALRLAIRRATGARYTDDSTARLAVYDREGKPCRRCRTPIRRIVQAGRSTYYCPQCQS
- a CDS encoding DNA-3-methyladenine glycosylase; translated protein: MTTNAARRARRSRLVRPIGAPLPASFYDRPTEQVARDLLGAILECRTPDGVAAGRIVETEAYLGEHDLACHAAAGLTPRTEPLYGPPGIAYVYFIYGMHWCFNAVTRAKGEPSAVLVRAIEPVKGLELMRERRGARRDVDLTNGPAKLCDAIGIDGHFNRAVLQRGPLTIREGVPIPDSRVAVTPRIGITRCADWPLRWIVRDSEFVSGRRA
- a CDS encoding glycosyltransferase family 39 protein — encoded protein: MREKASARPGQKRESATGKRRENTLRKSAQRENSTRESEGRALGDPRFGTALVCAVAIAASVAGILNAFTQDDLSILVGSARLHGFGALRDILTLPYWPPPAAPDLYRPVASMLLAAQYALGDGAPLVFRIVSYALYAIASVGVYRLALRLMPASIALVVALFFAAHPVHVEAVALAVTQNELIVAALTAFMTALYVDRRRDDTGVLSARDWAMLVVAYAVAGFSKEQGLLLPAFLILSEIFLAPSRPWAERGRALWLGFAVLLAGAAAMVAIRTLVLSGVVGPTMIAEALRGQTFGGRLLTMLQIVPEWTRLLVWPVHLRAEYSPREFVASTAFGEAEATGLAIVLLVAVAIWLARKRAPAISFGLSWCCLALFPVSNVVIPTGILIAERTLFLPSVGFVLALGGAIAAIARQRLVVTSRGRLLASAAAGVIVVAALARSAERQRVWQDPVTLTVASIRDAPLSWRVQQAYGDMLFSQGRAADGIAAFRRAIDLAPESWRPRNFLAERLRRIGDDSDAVTLLRVSLAEDPRQISTVAALAPALLGAGRYAEAKKLADSIIVAENAPPIMVQMSRLADSAMKINAPPGSMRIGIPMR
- a CDS encoding glycine C-acetyltransferase, whose protein sequence is MSLNAEFTKSLSDTIEQLKRDRVYKRLNYLDSPQSSRVKMEGRGDVLILSSNNYLGLCDEPRVVQAGIDGLKKLGAGTASVRFICGTFAIHRELEAACAKFVGCESSLSFVSAWNANEGLTGTVAQEGDYIVSDALNHASIIDSMRLGKAISKCTTAVFKHGDMDDLRAKLAEAKGFKRRMIWTDGIFSMEGAIAKLPDILEIARETNSIVAVDDSHATGVLGKNGRGTAEHYGVVGEVDIITSTLGKALGGAAGGFVAGPEVLTDYLTQRSRPQLFSNALPPTVAASALAAVRLLEAEPQRVETLRQNTKYFREQIIEAGFKPIPGETPIVPIIVGETAAAIQMSDMLLDEGVFVTGFGFPVVPQGTARVRCQISAGHTRDDLDEAIRAFKKVGGKLRLI